From Microlunatus capsulatus, a single genomic window includes:
- a CDS encoding helicase HerA-like domain-containing protein codes for MTEPAATPPAPPTDAAAAAPEDPASTPPALSEEVAAIAAGYTFDEPAIELGVVLEDDAPVPAAGVRIPLSMLNRHGLVAGATGTGKTKTLQLMAEQISAAGVPVFAADIKGDLSGLASPGQASDKLLARTQKLGQDWQPRACPTEFFSLGGQGLGVPLRATMSSFGPVLLAKVLGLNAVQESSLGLVFHYADTAGLPLLDLADLRAVLTHLTSDEGKAELKNIGGLSAATVGVILRSLVTFAAQGADAFFGEPEFDTADLMRVTADGQGVVSLLELPDLQDRPALFSTFLMWLLADLFHDLPEVGDVEKPKLVFFFDEAHLLFTDASKAFLDAIAQTVRLIRSKGVGIFFVTQTPKDVPDDVLAQLGSRVQHQLRAHTPNDAKALKQTVATFPRSPYDLAEVLQQLGTGEAVVTVMDPDGTPTPVARTRMRAPQSLMAPTPADVLRPGIAASSLMGRYGTAVDRDSAREMLARKLEAGAATAAAERQAVESREQAERDDRARREADERAARESRSSGRAAPRSRATPRAERSVVQQVVASSAFKQFARTAGREIVRSLFGTARRR; via the coding sequence ATGACCGAGCCCGCCGCGACCCCGCCCGCCCCTCCGACGGACGCCGCGGCCGCGGCGCCGGAGGACCCGGCGAGCACGCCGCCGGCCCTCTCCGAGGAGGTCGCGGCGATCGCCGCCGGCTACACCTTCGACGAGCCCGCGATCGAGCTGGGCGTGGTGCTGGAGGACGACGCCCCGGTGCCCGCGGCCGGGGTCCGGATCCCGCTCTCGATGCTCAACCGGCACGGCCTGGTGGCCGGGGCGACCGGCACCGGCAAGACCAAGACCCTGCAGCTGATGGCCGAGCAGATCTCCGCCGCCGGCGTCCCCGTCTTCGCCGCCGACATCAAGGGCGACCTGTCCGGGCTGGCCTCGCCCGGGCAGGCCAGCGACAAGCTGCTGGCCCGGACGCAGAAGCTGGGCCAGGACTGGCAGCCGCGCGCCTGCCCGACCGAGTTCTTCTCCCTCGGCGGCCAGGGCCTCGGGGTGCCGCTGCGGGCGACGATGAGCTCCTTCGGGCCGGTGCTGCTGGCCAAGGTGCTGGGGCTCAACGCCGTCCAGGAGTCCTCGCTGGGCCTGGTCTTCCACTACGCCGACACCGCCGGGTTGCCGCTGCTGGACCTCGCCGACCTGCGGGCGGTGCTCACCCACCTGACCAGCGACGAGGGCAAGGCCGAGCTCAAGAACATCGGCGGGCTCAGCGCCGCCACCGTCGGGGTCATCCTGCGCTCGCTGGTCACCTTCGCCGCCCAGGGCGCCGACGCGTTCTTCGGCGAGCCCGAGTTCGACACCGCCGACCTGATGCGGGTGACCGCCGACGGCCAGGGCGTGGTCTCGCTGCTGGAGCTGCCCGACCTGCAGGACCGGCCGGCGCTGTTCTCCACCTTCCTCATGTGGCTGCTGGCCGACCTCTTCCACGACCTGCCCGAGGTGGGCGACGTCGAGAAGCCCAAGCTCGTCTTCTTCTTCGACGAGGCGCACCTGCTGTTCACCGACGCGTCGAAGGCGTTCCTCGACGCCATCGCCCAGACCGTCCGGCTGATCCGCTCCAAGGGCGTCGGCATCTTCTTCGTCACCCAGACGCCGAAGGACGTGCCGGACGACGTGCTGGCCCAGCTCGGCTCCCGGGTGCAGCATCAGCTCCGCGCGCACACCCCGAACGACGCCAAGGCGCTCAAGCAGACGGTGGCGACGTTCCCGCGCTCGCCGTACGACCTGGCCGAGGTGCTGCAGCAGCTCGGCACCGGCGAGGCCGTCGTCACGGTGATGGACCCCGACGGCACGCCGACCCCGGTCGCCCGGACCCGGATGCGCGCCCCGCAGTCGCTGATGGCGCCGACGCCGGCGGACGTGCTGCGGCCCGGGATCGCCGCGTCGTCGCTGATGGGTCGCTACGGCACCGCCGTCGACCGCGACTCCGCCCGCGAGATGCTCGCCCGCAAGCTGGAGGCCGGGGCCGCCACCGCCGCGGCCGAGCGGCAGGCGGTCGAGTCCCGCGAGCAGGCCGAGCGCGACGACCGGGCCCGCCGGGAGGCCGACGAGCGCGCCGCGCGCGAGAGCCGGTCGTCGGGTCGGGCGGCCCCGCGCAGCCGGGCGACGCCGCGGGCCGAGCGCTCGGTGGTGCAGCAGGTGGTGGCGTCGTCGGCGTTCAAGCAGTTCGCCCGCACGGCCGGCCGGGAAATCGTCCGCAGCCTGTTCGGCACCGCGCGCCGGCGCTGA
- a CDS encoding DNA polymerase III subunit gamma and tau: MFDGPPPSTGSATGAAPLALYRRYRPDTFADVIGQEHVTAPLQRALTNNRVNHAYLFSGPRGCGKTTSARILARCLNCELGPRAEPCGTCRSCRDLARGAAGSIDVIEIDAASHGGVDDARDLRERAFFAPVQSRYKIYIIDEAHMVTPQGFNALLKLVEEPPPHVKFIFATTEPDKVIGTIRSRTHHYPFRLVPPKVLTDYLGKLCAAEGIAVEQTVLPLVVRAGAGSVRDSLSVLDQLLGGAEESGVSYRHATALLGYTPDSLLDEFVDAFAAGDAGGVFSCVDKVIEVGQDPRRFAEDLLRRLRDLVIVAAVPDALRSGLVEVAPDQAERLSSQAAALGSGELTRAAEVIAAGLTDMRGTTAPRLHLELMCARVLLPGADVDERGVHARLDRIERRLGVSVPAGDAPAQHAPVRPAPLDPSPVRPAAPAPAAAPVPSAAPASTATRPPPSGTSVSAAPEAGPAQPSADPEPSAPPSRLAEPPRAEPPASLADAAPADLRGPSGGDSDDTALGAPAPAPAASPGAGSGQLTVTDVRRLWPEVLEEVKGKRRFTWILLSQNAQVHELRNGVMVLAMANVGARDSFSRGGSEDVLREALVVVLGADFKIETLVEGGPSTPTPATRPAPVDQQAAASWDAPAPAPAAAPIPPPEPPPAEPDRSESREQLRQQIRPTRQGPAVASTDDERDAAATRNDSDLEDSAESHTELLARHLGAEIIAEETERA, translated from the coding sequence CTGTTCGACGGGCCGCCGCCGTCGACCGGGTCCGCCACGGGCGCGGCCCCGCTGGCCCTCTACCGCCGCTACCGGCCCGACACCTTCGCCGACGTCATCGGCCAGGAGCACGTCACCGCGCCGCTGCAGCGCGCGCTGACCAACAACCGGGTCAACCACGCCTACCTGTTCTCCGGACCCCGCGGCTGCGGCAAGACGACGTCGGCGCGCATCCTCGCCCGCTGCCTCAACTGCGAGCTGGGCCCGCGTGCGGAGCCCTGCGGCACCTGCCGCTCCTGCCGTGACCTCGCCCGCGGCGCTGCCGGCAGCATCGACGTCATCGAGATCGACGCGGCCAGCCACGGCGGTGTGGACGACGCCCGCGACCTGCGCGAGCGGGCCTTCTTCGCCCCGGTGCAGAGCCGCTACAAGATCTACATCATCGACGAGGCGCACATGGTGACGCCGCAGGGCTTCAACGCCCTGCTGAAGCTCGTCGAGGAGCCGCCGCCGCACGTCAAGTTCATCTTCGCCACCACCGAGCCCGACAAGGTCATCGGCACCATCCGCTCGCGGACCCACCACTACCCCTTCCGGCTGGTGCCGCCGAAGGTGCTGACGGACTACCTGGGCAAGCTCTGCGCGGCCGAGGGGATCGCCGTCGAGCAGACGGTGCTGCCGCTGGTGGTCCGGGCCGGGGCGGGCTCGGTCCGCGACTCGCTCTCGGTGCTCGACCAGCTGCTGGGTGGGGCCGAGGAGTCCGGCGTCAGCTACCGGCACGCCACCGCCCTGCTGGGCTACACCCCCGACTCCCTGCTCGACGAGTTCGTCGACGCCTTCGCCGCCGGCGACGCGGGCGGGGTCTTCTCCTGCGTCGACAAGGTCATCGAGGTTGGCCAGGACCCGCGCCGGTTCGCCGAGGACCTGCTCCGCCGGCTCCGCGACCTCGTCATCGTCGCCGCCGTGCCCGACGCGCTGCGCTCCGGCCTCGTCGAGGTCGCCCCCGACCAGGCCGAGCGGCTGTCCTCCCAGGCCGCCGCCCTCGGCTCGGGCGAGCTGACCCGCGCCGCCGAGGTGATCGCCGCCGGGCTCACCGACATGCGCGGGACCACCGCGCCCCGGTTGCACCTGGAGCTGATGTGCGCCCGGGTGCTGCTGCCCGGCGCCGACGTCGACGAGCGCGGCGTGCACGCCCGGCTGGACCGCATCGAGCGCCGGCTCGGCGTCAGCGTCCCCGCCGGCGACGCCCCGGCCCAGCACGCCCCGGTTCGGCCGGCCCCGCTGGACCCGTCCCCCGTCCGTCCGGCAGCCCCGGCTCCTGCTGCCGCGCCCGTGCCTTCCGCGGCTCCCGCCTCGACTGCGACGCGCCCGCCCCCCTCCGGCACCTCGGTGTCCGCGGCTCCTGAGGCCGGTCCGGCCCAGCCGTCCGCCGATCCGGAGCCCAGTGCACCCCCGTCGCGCCTGGCCGAGCCGCCCCGCGCGGAGCCGCCGGCCTCGCTGGCCGACGCCGCTCCCGCCGACCTGCGTGGCCCCTCCGGCGGGGACTCCGACGACACCGCCCTCGGCGCCCCCGCTCCGGCCCCGGCGGCCAGCCCCGGTGCGGGCAGCGGTCAGCTCACCGTCACCGACGTCCGGCGGCTGTGGCCCGAGGTGCTGGAGGAGGTGAAGGGCAAGCGCCGCTTCACCTGGATCCTGCTCAGCCAGAACGCCCAGGTCCACGAGCTCCGCAACGGCGTCATGGTGCTGGCCATGGCCAACGTCGGCGCCCGCGACAGCTTCTCCCGCGGCGGCAGCGAGGACGTGCTCCGGGAGGCGCTGGTCGTCGTCCTCGGGGCCGACTTCAAGATCGAGACGCTGGTGGAGGGCGGGCCCAGCACGCCCACCCCGGCCACCCGGCCGGCCCCGGTCGACCAGCAGGCCGCCGCCTCCTGGGACGCCCCCGCCCCGGCACCCGCCGCCGCTCCGATTCCTCCGCCCGAGCCGCCGCCCGCCGAGCCGGACCGGTCCGAGTCGCGTGAGCAGCTGCGCCAGCAGATCCGCCCCACCCGCCAGGGCCCGGCCGTCGCCAGCACCGACGACGAGCGCGATGCCGCCGCCACCCGGAACGACAGCGACCTGGAGGACTCGGCCGAGTCGCACACCGAGCTGCTGGCCCGCCACCTCGGCGCGGAGATCATCGCCGAGGAGACCGAACGCGCATAG
- a CDS encoding pyridoxal phosphate-dependent decarboxylase family protein: MTPDEVRQQLAAVRAHDLPTHGGRTLAYVYDSGLAEADALGREALAAFGGTNGLDPTAFPSLLAMEQDLVGLAADLLDGPPETVGSVTSGGTESLLLAVQTARDSRPDVERPALVMPSSAHASFHKAAHYFGVRPVLVDVDPVTGRAVASAMAEAIDADTVLVVASAPSYPHGVVDPVTEIATHAQAAGVRCHVDACIGGWLLPYLRRDDPGVPAYSFLVPGVTSISVDLHKYGYTPKGVSLLLHRSPELRRPQLFASAAWPGYTMLNTTTQSTRSGGPLAAAWAITRLIGDDGYLALAREVRDGLATLVAAVGVSAHLRVVGRPDTSLLALAADDALDVFTLADELLARGWYAQPQLSSGPFPATLHLSVSAATVPRLPEFLTALDAAVDAAVAAGPTTADPGLAAVLAELDPASLDDAGFDQLLAMAGLSDGSGAPALPTRMAAVNAVLDVAPTALREALLVGYLDRVSRPVRAAGGVASSGS; the protein is encoded by the coding sequence GTGACCCCCGACGAGGTCCGCCAGCAGCTCGCCGCCGTCCGCGCGCACGACCTGCCCACCCACGGCGGCCGCACCCTGGCCTACGTCTACGACTCGGGCCTGGCCGAGGCCGACGCCCTGGGTCGGGAGGCGCTGGCGGCCTTCGGCGGCACCAACGGCCTGGACCCGACGGCCTTCCCCTCGTTGCTGGCGATGGAGCAGGACCTCGTCGGGCTGGCCGCCGACCTGCTCGACGGCCCGCCGGAGACCGTCGGCTCGGTCACCTCCGGCGGGACGGAATCGCTGCTGCTCGCCGTGCAGACCGCGCGCGACTCCCGCCCGGACGTCGAGCGGCCGGCCCTGGTGATGCCCAGCTCGGCGCACGCGTCGTTCCACAAGGCCGCGCACTACTTCGGCGTCCGGCCGGTGCTGGTGGACGTCGACCCGGTCACCGGCCGCGCCGTCGCCTCCGCGATGGCCGAGGCGATCGACGCCGACACCGTGCTGGTGGTGGCCTCGGCGCCCTCCTACCCGCACGGCGTCGTGGACCCGGTCACCGAGATCGCCACCCACGCCCAGGCGGCGGGCGTGCGCTGCCACGTCGACGCCTGCATCGGCGGCTGGCTGTTGCCGTACCTGCGCCGCGACGACCCGGGCGTGCCGGCCTACTCGTTCCTGGTCCCGGGCGTCACCAGCATCTCGGTGGACCTGCACAAGTACGGCTACACACCGAAGGGGGTCTCGCTGCTGCTGCACCGCAGCCCGGAGCTCCGCCGTCCGCAGCTGTTCGCCAGCGCGGCCTGGCCCGGCTACACGATGCTCAACACGACGACGCAGTCCACCCGCTCGGGCGGACCGCTGGCCGCGGCCTGGGCCATCACCCGGCTGATCGGCGACGACGGCTACCTGGCGCTGGCCCGGGAGGTCCGCGACGGGCTGGCCACCCTGGTCGCCGCCGTCGGCGTCAGCGCGCACCTGCGCGTGGTCGGCCGGCCGGACACGAGCCTGCTGGCGCTGGCCGCCGACGACGCCCTGGACGTCTTCACCCTGGCCGACGAGCTGCTCGCGCGTGGCTGGTACGCCCAGCCCCAGCTGAGCTCGGGGCCGTTCCCCGCCACCCTGCACCTCTCGGTCAGCGCGGCGACGGTCCCCCGGCTGCCCGAGTTCCTCACGGCGCTGGACGCCGCCGTCGACGCCGCCGTGGCCGCGGGCCCGACGACGGCCGACCCGGGCCTGGCCGCCGTGCTGGCCGAGCTGGACCCGGCCTCGCTCGACGACGCCGGGTTCGACCAGCTGCTGGCGATGGCCGGGCTGTCCGACGGCTCCGGGGCACCGGCCCTGCCCACCCGGATGGCGGCCGTCAACGCCGTCCTCGACGTCGCGCCGACGGCGCTGCGCGAGGCCCTGCTGGTCGGCTACCTCGACCGGGTCAGCCGACCCGTCCGGGCGGCCGGTGGTGTGGCGAGTTCCGGGTCGTAG
- a CDS encoding HAD family hydrolase, which translates to MVPPLRAVLVDADGVLQFTAPSWRDGITDTVGQDDMSRHPRLLDEIAKAEGQGTMTGETDLEHSLTQVLDRHDVDLEPADVIEAWHAIELHADVVDGVRGLRGRGLVLALTTNQNPPRAAWMRENLPYDEVFDEHFYSCEVGFAKPDPAYFTHVLEALGVAPEEALFMDDTAVNVEAAAALGIRAELFARDGGRGELDRILATHGLA; encoded by the coding sequence ATGGTTCCCCCGCTCCGTGCCGTCCTCGTGGACGCCGACGGCGTCCTGCAGTTCACCGCCCCCTCCTGGCGCGACGGGATCACCGACACCGTCGGGCAGGACGACATGTCGCGCCACCCCCGGCTGCTGGACGAGATCGCCAAGGCCGAGGGTCAGGGGACGATGACCGGCGAGACCGACCTGGAGCACTCGCTGACCCAGGTGCTGGACCGCCACGACGTCGACCTCGAGCCGGCCGACGTCATCGAGGCCTGGCACGCCATCGAGCTGCACGCCGACGTCGTCGACGGGGTCCGCGGGCTGCGCGGCCGCGGCCTGGTGCTGGCCCTGACGACGAACCAGAACCCCCCGCGGGCGGCGTGGATGCGCGAGAACCTGCCCTACGACGAGGTCTTCGACGAGCACTTCTACTCCTGCGAGGTCGGCTTCGCCAAGCCCGACCCGGCCTACTTCACCCACGTCCTCGAGGCGCTGGGCGTGGCCCCGGAGGAGGCGCTGTTCATGGACGACACCGCGGTCAACGTCGAGGCGGCGGCCGCGCTGGGGATCCGCGCCGAGCTCTTCGCCCGGGACGGCGGTCGGGGCGAGCTGGACCGGATCCTCGCGACGCACGGGCTGGCCTGA
- a CDS encoding MFS transporter — MPTTLSRRLRVGYATGGVATGSFGTVPGLLLLPYLTDTLGVAALLAGVVVFLPKALDVLLNPVTGRVSDRLAGTRGRRPFLLVGGLGLAVGFVLLFSGPVRPQPVAVAWVVVAFVLCAVAYSVFQVPFVALPAEITDDPHERTVLLTWRVAVLAVAILASGASASVLRDAVGGSAGYRVMAVVIGLLIALGALGAWAGTRGATGHPVPAPAGGLGRHLRLALGVHDFRVLLATYVLQALGIGCMLAAVDYLAREVLDRPGASTVLFVCFVGPALLVTPLWGRLADRAGKKRGYQLATVLLGLAAAGAVTAGRVPVVVVFVLAAMAGIGYAGCQLFPLAMLPDTAADDARRTGENRVGVLTGVWTAGETLGLALGPAVLAVLLAIGGYVSSRGDAVAQPPGALTAITLGFSVVPALLVAASLLTLRGHGRGPAPLTEETR; from the coding sequence GTGCCGACCACGCTGAGCAGACGGCTCCGCGTCGGCTACGCCACGGGCGGGGTGGCCACCGGGTCCTTCGGCACCGTCCCCGGGCTGCTGCTGCTCCCCTACCTGACCGACACCCTCGGCGTCGCCGCCCTGCTGGCCGGGGTCGTGGTCTTCCTGCCGAAGGCGCTCGACGTCCTGCTCAACCCCGTCACCGGCCGGGTCAGCGACCGGCTGGCCGGCACCCGGGGACGCCGTCCGTTCCTGCTGGTCGGCGGGCTCGGGCTGGCCGTCGGCTTCGTCCTGCTGTTCTCCGGCCCGGTCCGGCCGCAGCCCGTCGCCGTCGCCTGGGTGGTGGTGGCCTTCGTCCTCTGCGCCGTGGCGTACTCGGTGTTCCAGGTCCCCTTCGTCGCGCTGCCGGCGGAGATCACCGACGACCCGCACGAGCGCACCGTGCTGCTGACCTGGCGGGTCGCCGTGCTCGCCGTCGCCATCCTGGCCAGCGGGGCCAGCGCTTCGGTGCTGCGCGACGCCGTGGGCGGCAGCGCCGGCTACAGGGTGATGGCCGTGGTCATCGGGCTGCTCATCGCCCTGGGTGCGCTGGGCGCGTGGGCCGGCACCCGCGGGGCGACCGGGCACCCGGTTCCCGCCCCGGCCGGCGGGCTGGGCCGGCACCTGCGGCTGGCGCTCGGGGTGCACGACTTCCGGGTGCTGCTGGCCACCTACGTGCTGCAGGCGCTGGGGATCGGCTGCATGCTCGCCGCCGTCGACTACCTGGCGCGGGAGGTGCTGGACCGGCCGGGAGCCTCGACCGTGCTCTTCGTCTGCTTCGTCGGCCCCGCGCTGCTGGTCACCCCGCTGTGGGGCCGGCTGGCCGACCGGGCGGGCAAGAAGCGCGGCTACCAGCTGGCGACGGTGCTGCTCGGCCTGGCCGCCGCGGGCGCCGTCACGGCCGGCCGGGTCCCCGTCGTCGTCGTCTTCGTGCTGGCCGCGATGGCCGGCATCGGCTACGCCGGCTGCCAGCTGTTCCCGCTGGCGATGCTGCCCGACACCGCCGCGGACGACGCCCGGCGCACCGGCGAGAACCGCGTCGGCGTGCTGACCGGGGTCTGGACGGCCGGCGAGACGCTGGGCCTGGCCCTGGGTCCCGCCGTGCTGGCCGTGCTGCTGGCCATCGGCGGCTACGTCTCCAGCCGCGGCGACGCCGTCGCCCAGCCGCCCGGAGCGCTGACAGCCATCACCCTGGGCTTCTCCGTCGTCCCCGCCCTGCTGGTCGCCGCCAGCCTGCTCACCCTGCGCGGCCACGGCCGCGGCCCCGCCCCCCTGACCGAGGAGACCCGGTGA
- a CDS encoding type II toxin-antitoxin system VapB family antitoxin, whose product MIFKRVGDVRPYPDHGYVQKQWAAIAPHQVRLDQLVTTKRTLDLEALLEEDSTFYGDLFAHVVAWRGDLYLEDGLHRALRAALQQRQTMHARVLDLK is encoded by the coding sequence GTGATCTTCAAGCGCGTGGGTGACGTCCGCCCGTACCCCGACCACGGGTACGTGCAGAAGCAGTGGGCGGCCATCGCCCCTCACCAGGTGCGTTTGGACCAGCTGGTGACCACGAAGCGGACGCTCGACCTCGAGGCCCTGCTGGAGGAGGACTCGACCTTCTACGGCGACCTGTTCGCCCACGTCGTCGCCTGGCGCGGGGACCTGTACCTGGAGGACGGCCTGCACCGCGCGCTGCGGGCCGCGCTGCAGCAGCGGCAGACGATGCACGCCCGCGTGCTCGACCTGAAGTAG
- a CDS encoding glycoside hydrolase family 172 protein → MTTPGPDRALARLRPVQTRSISPENPDGRPGGGARATEGTGAAAARDLGPGWKISPSVVVAPGETHTLADVEGSGVVTHLWATTHPDHWRTLVLRAHWDGDAEPAIEVPYGDFFTMGWGRFAQVSSQVVAVNPHGGFNSYWPMPFRSGARLTLENTGSTPAVVYYQLTYETGGDHDGDGYLHAQWRRSNPLEDRTPHVLLDGVEGAGQYVGTYLAWGVNSSGWWGEGELKMYLDDDTTHPTICGTGTEDYFGGAWNFDVPGQGYTAYSTPYLGMPQVIRPDGLYASQQRFGMYRWHLPDPVHFATRLRVDVQALGWRDGGRYLPLRDDIASTAFFYLDRSSTRRGPAPTFDAMEIR, encoded by the coding sequence GTGACCACCCCTGGTCCCGACCGCGCACTGGCCCGGCTCCGGCCGGTGCAGACCCGCTCGATCAGCCCCGAGAACCCGGACGGCCGTCCTGGCGGTGGAGCCCGGGCGACGGAGGGCACCGGAGCCGCCGCGGCCCGCGACCTCGGTCCCGGCTGGAAGATCTCCCCGAGCGTCGTCGTCGCCCCGGGTGAGACCCACACCCTCGCCGACGTCGAGGGCTCCGGCGTCGTCACCCACCTGTGGGCGACCACGCACCCCGACCACTGGCGCACCCTCGTGCTGCGCGCGCACTGGGACGGCGACGCGGAGCCGGCGATCGAGGTCCCCTACGGCGACTTCTTCACCATGGGCTGGGGCCGGTTTGCCCAGGTGAGCTCGCAGGTGGTCGCGGTCAACCCGCACGGCGGCTTCAACAGCTACTGGCCGATGCCCTTCCGCTCCGGCGCCCGGCTGACGCTGGAGAACACCGGCTCGACCCCGGCCGTCGTCTACTACCAGCTCACCTACGAGACCGGCGGCGACCACGACGGCGACGGCTACCTGCACGCCCAGTGGCGGCGCAGCAACCCGCTCGAGGACCGCACCCCGCACGTGCTGCTCGACGGCGTCGAGGGGGCCGGGCAATACGTGGGCACCTACCTCGCCTGGGGCGTCAACAGCTCGGGCTGGTGGGGCGAGGGCGAGCTCAAGATGTACCTGGACGACGACACCACCCACCCGACCATCTGCGGCACCGGGACCGAGGACTACTTCGGCGGCGCCTGGAACTTCGACGTCCCCGGTCAGGGGTACACCGCCTACTCCACGCCCTACCTCGGGATGCCGCAGGTGATCCGCCCTGACGGCCTCTACGCCAGCCAGCAGCGGTTCGGGATGTACCGCTGGCACCTGCCCGACCCGGTGCACTTCGCCACCCGACTCCGGGTGGACGTCCAGGCTCTGGGCTGGCGCGACGGCGGCCGCTACCTGCCGCTGCGCGACGACATCGCCTCGACGGCCTTCTTCTACCTCGACCGCAGCTCCACCCGCCGCGGCCCTGCCCCGACCTTCGACGCCATGGAGATCCGCTGA
- a CDS encoding LytR C-terminal domain-containing protein — protein MLGRIFRAVRTPFTLLVLLGVLCYGAWWGYTNVIREVPPAPPAPCVEQKLPKNQLKSSQVTVSVFNGGDKRGLAGDVGRSLRDRGFKVQTTTNTLQKVQKTVIVGAGTKNPEVLLVKAFFKDADVKADKRVDGSVDVLVGNRYGGFNKKAKTTYTVKSSKACLPAQPTPTPTLGS, from the coding sequence TTGCTCGGTCGCATCTTCCGCGCGGTGCGCACCCCGTTCACGCTGCTCGTGCTGCTGGGAGTCCTCTGCTACGGCGCCTGGTGGGGCTACACCAACGTCATCCGCGAGGTCCCGCCCGCCCCGCCGGCTCCGTGCGTGGAGCAGAAGCTCCCCAAGAACCAGCTCAAGTCCAGCCAGGTGACCGTCAGCGTCTTCAACGGCGGCGACAAGCGCGGCCTGGCCGGCGACGTCGGCCGCTCGCTGCGCGACCGCGGCTTCAAGGTGCAGACGACGACCAACACGCTGCAGAAGGTGCAGAAGACGGTCATCGTCGGCGCCGGGACCAAGAACCCCGAGGTGCTGCTGGTCAAGGCGTTCTTCAAGGACGCCGACGTCAAGGCCGACAAGCGGGTCGACGGCTCCGTCGACGTCCTGGTCGGCAACCGCTACGGCGGGTTCAACAAGAAGGCCAAGACCACCTACACGGTGAAGAGCTCGAAGGCCTGCCTGCCCGCGCAGCCCACCCCCACCCCGACGCTCGGCAGCTGA
- a CDS encoding DUF72 domain-containing protein — protein sequence MDVRIGISGWTYKPWRGTFYPPGLPQRRELAHVAERMTSVEINGTFYSRQRPTSFASWAAAVPEDFVFSVKGPRFITHLKKLGDVAVPLANFWASGVLALGRGLGPCLWQLPPTLGFDAARMTTFFDLLPRTAGEAAALAAGHDARVPEDQALTTTTVPDHRLRHTVEVRHETFRDPAFYALLRRHDVGLVIADNPGRWPVIEERTTDFTYVRLHGHDELYASGYDDEALDAWAARARGWLAQGQDVYVYCDNDVKVRAPYDAMGLLARLRGESTGGG from the coding sequence GTGGACGTCCGCATCGGCATCTCCGGCTGGACGTACAAGCCGTGGCGGGGCACCTTCTACCCGCCCGGGCTGCCCCAGCGTCGCGAGCTGGCCCACGTCGCGGAGCGGATGACCAGCGTCGAGATCAACGGCACCTTCTACTCCCGCCAGCGCCCCACCAGCTTCGCCTCCTGGGCCGCCGCGGTCCCCGAGGACTTCGTGTTCTCCGTCAAGGGGCCGCGGTTCATCACCCACCTCAAGAAGCTGGGCGACGTCGCCGTGCCGCTGGCCAACTTCTGGGCCTCGGGCGTGCTGGCCCTCGGCCGCGGGCTCGGTCCGTGCCTGTGGCAGCTGCCGCCGACGCTCGGCTTCGACGCCGCACGGATGACCACATTCTTCGACCTGCTCCCCCGCACCGCGGGCGAGGCGGCCGCGCTGGCCGCCGGGCACGACGCGCGGGTGCCCGAGGACCAGGCTCTGACCACGACGACGGTCCCCGACCACCGGCTGAGGCACACCGTCGAGGTCCGGCACGAGACCTTCCGCGACCCGGCGTTCTACGCCCTGCTCCGCCGGCACGACGTCGGCCTGGTGATCGCCGACAACCCGGGGCGGTGGCCGGTGATCGAGGAGCGGACGACCGACTTCACCTACGTCCGGCTGCACGGCCACGACGAGCTCTACGCCAGCGGCTACGACGACGAGGCGCTGGACGCCTGGGCGGCCCGGGCCCGCGGCTGGCTGGCGCAGGGGCAGGACGTCTACGTCTACTGCGACAACGACGTCAAGGTCCGGGCGCCCTACGACGCCATGGGCCTGCTCGCCCGGCTGCGCGGCGAATCCACCGGGGGCGGCTGA
- a CDS encoding YbaB/EbfC family nucleoid-associated protein, producing MIPEGDMSGLLAQAQAMQQQLLDAQRELAEATVEGSAGGDVVTATVSGAGELLGLVIKPEAVDPEDTETLADLVLAAVRDATGKSQALAAAKLGPLTGGMGGLGF from the coding sequence ATGATCCCCGAAGGTGACATGTCCGGCCTGCTGGCCCAGGCGCAGGCGATGCAGCAGCAGCTGCTCGACGCCCAGCGCGAGCTGGCCGAGGCCACGGTCGAGGGCTCCGCCGGCGGCGACGTCGTCACCGCCACCGTCTCCGGGGCGGGTGAGCTGCTCGGCCTGGTGATCAAGCCGGAGGCCGTCGACCCCGAGGACACCGAGACGCTGGCCGACCTGGTGCTCGCCGCGGTGCGTGACGCCACCGGCAAGTCGCAGGCGCTCGCGGCCGCCAAGCTGGGCCCGCTGACCGGCGGCATGGGCGGTCTCGGCTTCTGA